The region CCCAACATGTCAGACAAACACTTGAAGAATTGGAAATGGCTTTGCAGAATTAGGAACTGCATGATACGATCTTTCTAATGGCATTTTTTCCAGTGGCGTTAGTGGTTTAGGTCCACAGGGAacctgttttgtttccattgagAAACTGACATTCAAAGCTCCATCCAACAGAGTTTCTGGTGGATACAATATGTCCCCAAAAGGGCATACATGATGTAATCCAGATtcgcaaaacaaaacaaaacaaaaaaaaaatcttttctgatAAAAGTCCaatcaaaacaagattttactattcaaaataaagcaccaaggttataaaataaaacaacttttgttttagtGACATTTAACTGGAAACAAGTTATCAATAAGTCACATCAAAATGGAAAGGAAACTTGCCAACACACTATGTATTGCTGATGAAATACGGTCActacatttaaagcaaaagaaatttcacacaataaaatgtatattatttttaatgtatttaaacgGGCATTGGTTTTGATCAAATTCAAATATTGAATCTCTTTGATCAATATTgagttataaaaaaataatattcctagttcaaatagtttttttggcCCTACTTTGTAGTCAGTTCAGGGGGCTCTAAACCCAAGACCTTTGGAATAAAACCACGCATGCTGTTGGATCCCCCCACCCCTCACCCTTAAAGTAATGAAGCGCCTCACCTACGACATGTGATTTTGCTGAGTAGCcagattctgctgctgctgttgctgcatcaggagctgctgctgctgacgcCGCCGAGCTGTGCGGAGCTTCTCGAAGCGCgcctccatctcctccagcaCTTTGGGGGTGTAGCGCACCACCAGCTTCACGCTGTCTTTGGCCGCTTTCAGCAGCTCCACCGCTTTCTCGTGATGTTCTCCTTCTACGCTCTGCAGGGAGGGGAACAGGTGACTGtctcaatatatttttaaaaacacttccCTTCACGTTAATAGCTTCAGATTATGAAGACATGAGCAGGCGGAATCGgtctgttttaataaatgctCTAGTGAGGAAGGAAGTTTCTACTGCCCACTCAGGACATGCACAGCATTTTGACCTTCATACAGCTGCTCTCCTAAATGCTCAGACTTGAGATCAAATGCTTCATAAAAAGCTGATGAAAATTTAGTCCGACAGGTTAAAAAACCCCTAATCATAAATCGGCGCAGAGAAGTTTATCTAAAATGTATCTGTCTTTATGTGCagcataaaactgaaaagatgaTCAGACCTACCACGCCGTTGACAGACAGCAGCTGGTCCCCTCGTTTCAGACCGCCGTGTCTCTCAGCCACGCCTCCAGGAATGATGCGGGAGATGTAGATAGGTGAGTTCTGCTCCTTGCCACCCATCACATTAAAGCCTAACCCTTCCTCTGTTTTGGGAAGCTCCACCACCCGAGGGTGAGAGTGACCTTCGCTGGCTGCAAAGGCTGCAACTGTGGCCTtaagaaaagagggaaaaaaaataaaatagtaacaGCTAAACAAAGGTTGGTTGTAACGTAGGGCTGCACACAAATATCCTTTATGTGCTTTGTTACCatgtacataaaatattatgtttagCAGTTCttgtaaaacatgcatgaattataacaaacacattttcaatcaTATTTAGCATAAACATAAACTCATGTTAAGCTAGTTTGGCTAATAAAgataattttgagttttcattaaatttaaacaataatgaTCCATGAACAGGAATATAAGTTAAGTATATAGGTTTCCATGGACAAAAATTTattattcaagtttttttctaaattactgAAATGTAAGCTGTGCTTCCAAGAAC is a window of Gambusia affinis linkage group LG23, SWU_Gaff_1.0, whole genome shotgun sequence DNA encoding:
- the lin7a gene encoding protein lin-7 homolog A isoform X2, which produces MATVVQPLTLERDVARAIELLEKLQESGDVPGHKLQSLKKVLQSEFCTAIREVYQYMHETITVNGCPEYQARATAKATVAAFAASEGHSHPRVVELPKTEEGLGFNVMGGKEQNSPIYISRIIPGGVAERHGGLKRGDQLLSVNGVSVEGEHHEKAVELLKAAKDSVKLVVRYTPKVLEEMEARFEKLRTARRRQQQQLLMQQQQQQNLATQQNHMS
- the lin7a gene encoding protein lin-7 homolog A isoform X1 → MATVVQPLTLERDVARAIELLEKLQESGDVPGHKLQSLKKVLQSEFCTAIREVYQYMHETITVNGCPEYQARATAKATVAAFAASEGHSHPRVVELPKTEEGLGFNVMGGKEQNSPIYISRIIPGGVAERHGGLKRGDQLLSVNGVSVEGEHHEKAVELLKAAKDSVKLVVRYTPKVLEEMEARFEKLRTARRRQQQQLLMQQQQQQNLATQQNHMSLFQKKKK